A region from the Actinoplanes sp. OR16 genome encodes:
- the smc gene encoding chromosome segregation protein SMC, translated as MHLKSLTVKGFKSFASATTLRLEPGITCVVGPNGSGKSNVVDAIAWVLGEQGAKALRGGKMEDVIFAGTAGRAPLGRAEVTLTIDNNDGALPIEYTEVSITRRMFRDGASEYEINGNACRLLDIQELLSDSGIGREMHIIVGQGRLDAMLHAKPEDRRSFIEEAAGVLKHRKRKEKAIRKLDAMQVNLNRLGDLTTELRRQLKPLGKQAEVARRAAGIQADLRDARLRLLADDLHTLRTTLDKEIADESAMRDRRQQVEEENREIQRWLADLEAQHAEDAPLLQAAQDAWYKLSTLQERFRSTEQLATERLRHLAATPDEERPGRDPEMIEAEAERIREQEEELREALTEDQMRLAEAVEQRQDLERQLAAAEGALRAAAKAIADRREGLAKLTGNVNAARARTSSADEEIERLAVAHTDALMRAEAAQAEVDLVAAESSEADRDNAGLDARHDEAVAAHDRAAAVVRELSDAERAAEKDAASWKAREEALALGLKRKDGAGALLAKAGQVPGLLGSLASLLTVRPGYEVALAAALGGLADAVALSGVDEAVEAMRTLKIADAGRADLVVAGSAGPGMRGPLTSLRPDLPEGAVWAPEVIDCPEQIRPALNRVLRDVVLVADLTAAAKLIAENAELRAVTPEGDVLGAYAAAGGSSKATSYIEVQAAVDEAKAKRAAAEQAIAELKEQLGAARAEVAELKQVVNQAASEKRAAEGERNAAARRLAELGAAARSAKAESERLGASRQKAEAARETDLMRLAELEERLRLAEDTPLDEEPSTEERDQLAAMVPQARQNEMEVRLAVRTAEERVSSIAGRADSLMRQANAERQARERAAARREARARGAKIAQAVALGAAGALERVAVSLAAAAEHRDELAQARTSREAELQEVRATAKRLVAELERLTSEVHRDEMARAEQRMRIDQLEAKAAEDFSLDVETLISEYGPDQLVPPTQADVALAEKDGKPVPEPVPFHRPTQEKRANKAERDLTLLGKVNPLALEEFAALEERYKFLSDQLEDLKATRKDLLTVVKDVDDRILEVFTSAFEDTAREFQTVFQVLFPGGEGRLVLTDPEDMLTTGVEVEARPPGKKIKRLSLLSGGERSLTAVAMLCAIFRARPSPFYIMDEVEAALDDVNLGRLITLFRQLREKSQLLIITHQKRTMEVADALYGVTMRAGVTQVISQRLVREEED; from the coding sequence GTGCACCTCAAGAGCCTGACGGTCAAGGGCTTCAAGTCCTTCGCCTCCGCTACCACGTTGCGGCTGGAGCCGGGCATCACCTGTGTCGTGGGCCCGAACGGATCCGGCAAGTCCAACGTCGTCGACGCCATCGCCTGGGTTCTCGGCGAGCAGGGCGCCAAGGCGCTGCGTGGCGGCAAGATGGAGGACGTCATCTTCGCCGGCACCGCCGGCCGGGCGCCGCTGGGCCGCGCCGAGGTGACGCTCACGATCGACAACAACGACGGCGCCCTGCCCATCGAGTACACCGAGGTCTCGATCACCCGCCGGATGTTCCGGGACGGCGCCAGCGAGTACGAGATCAACGGCAACGCCTGCCGGCTGCTCGACATCCAGGAGCTGCTCAGCGACTCCGGCATCGGCCGGGAGATGCACATCATCGTCGGTCAGGGCCGGCTCGACGCGATGCTGCACGCCAAGCCCGAGGACCGCCGCTCCTTCATCGAGGAGGCGGCCGGTGTCCTCAAGCACCGCAAGCGCAAAGAGAAGGCGATCCGCAAGCTGGACGCCATGCAGGTCAACCTGAACCGGCTGGGCGACCTGACGACCGAGCTGCGGCGTCAGCTCAAGCCGCTCGGCAAGCAGGCCGAAGTGGCCCGTCGCGCCGCCGGCATCCAGGCCGACCTGCGCGACGCCCGGCTCCGGTTGCTCGCCGACGATCTGCACACCCTGCGTACCACTCTGGACAAGGAGATCGCCGACGAGTCGGCGATGCGCGACCGGCGGCAGCAGGTCGAGGAGGAGAACCGCGAGATCCAGCGGTGGCTCGCCGACCTGGAGGCCCAGCACGCCGAGGACGCGCCGCTGCTGCAGGCCGCGCAGGACGCCTGGTACAAGCTCTCCACCCTGCAGGAACGCTTCCGCTCCACCGAGCAGCTCGCCACCGAGCGGCTGCGCCACCTCGCTGCCACGCCCGACGAGGAACGCCCCGGCCGCGACCCGGAGATGATCGAGGCCGAGGCCGAGCGGATCCGGGAGCAGGAGGAGGAGCTGCGCGAGGCGCTCACCGAGGACCAGATGCGCCTGGCCGAGGCGGTCGAGCAGCGGCAGGATCTGGAACGCCAGCTGGCCGCGGCCGAGGGCGCGCTGCGGGCCGCCGCCAAGGCGATCGCCGACCGGCGTGAGGGCCTGGCGAAGCTGACCGGCAACGTCAACGCGGCCCGGGCGCGCACCAGCAGCGCCGACGAGGAGATCGAGCGGCTCGCCGTGGCGCACACCGACGCGCTGATGCGGGCCGAGGCGGCGCAGGCCGAGGTGGACCTGGTCGCTGCCGAGTCGTCGGAGGCCGACCGGGACAACGCCGGCCTCGACGCCCGGCACGACGAGGCGGTCGCCGCGCACGACCGGGCCGCCGCGGTGGTCCGGGAGCTGTCCGACGCCGAGCGGGCCGCCGAGAAGGACGCCGCCAGCTGGAAGGCTCGTGAAGAAGCTCTCGCGCTCGGCCTGAAGCGCAAGGACGGCGCCGGGGCGTTGCTGGCGAAGGCCGGCCAGGTTCCCGGGCTTCTCGGCAGCCTCGCGTCGCTGCTGACCGTCCGGCCCGGCTACGAGGTGGCGCTCGCCGCGGCGCTGGGCGGCCTGGCGGACGCCGTCGCGCTGTCGGGCGTCGACGAAGCGGTCGAGGCGATGCGTACGCTCAAGATCGCTGACGCCGGCCGTGCCGACCTCGTGGTGGCCGGGTCGGCCGGCCCGGGCATGCGGGGCCCGCTCACGAGCCTGCGTCCCGACCTGCCGGAGGGGGCCGTCTGGGCGCCCGAGGTGATCGACTGCCCGGAGCAGATCCGGCCGGCTCTGAACCGGGTGCTGCGCGACGTCGTCCTCGTCGCCGACCTGACCGCGGCGGCCAAGCTGATCGCCGAGAACGCCGAGCTGCGCGCGGTGACGCCCGAGGGCGACGTGCTCGGCGCGTACGCGGCGGCCGGTGGTTCGTCGAAGGCGACCAGCTACATCGAGGTGCAGGCCGCCGTCGACGAGGCGAAGGCGAAGCGGGCCGCGGCCGAGCAGGCGATCGCCGAGCTCAAGGAGCAGCTCGGCGCGGCCCGGGCCGAGGTGGCCGAGCTCAAGCAGGTCGTGAACCAGGCCGCGAGTGAGAAGCGGGCCGCCGAGGGCGAGCGCAACGCGGCCGCCCGGCGGCTGGCCGAGCTGGGCGCGGCGGCGCGGTCGGCGAAGGCGGAGAGCGAGCGGCTCGGCGCGTCCCGGCAGAAGGCCGAGGCGGCCCGGGAGACCGACCTCATGCGCCTCGCCGAGCTGGAGGAACGTCTGCGGCTGGCCGAGGACACCCCGCTCGACGAGGAACCCTCCACCGAGGAACGCGACCAGCTCGCGGCGATGGTCCCGCAGGCACGGCAGAACGAGATGGAGGTCCGGCTCGCGGTGCGTACCGCCGAGGAGCGGGTCTCCTCGATCGCCGGCCGGGCCGACTCGCTGATGCGGCAGGCGAACGCCGAGCGGCAGGCCCGGGAGCGCGCCGCGGCCCGCCGGGAGGCCCGGGCCCGCGGCGCCAAGATCGCTCAGGCCGTCGCGCTCGGCGCGGCCGGCGCCCTGGAACGTGTCGCCGTCTCGCTCGCCGCCGCCGCCGAGCACCGCGACGAGCTGGCTCAGGCCCGGACCAGCCGGGAAGCCGAACTGCAGGAGGTGCGCGCCACGGCGAAGCGCCTCGTCGCCGAGCTGGAGCGGCTCACCAGCGAGGTCCACCGGGACGAGATGGCCCGGGCCGAGCAGCGGATGCGCATCGACCAGCTGGAGGCGAAGGCCGCCGAGGACTTCTCGCTCGACGTCGAGACGCTGATCAGCGAGTACGGCCCGGACCAGCTCGTGCCGCCGACCCAGGCCGACGTGGCGCTGGCCGAGAAGGACGGCAAGCCGGTCCCCGAGCCCGTTCCGTTCCACCGGCCCACCCAGGAGAAGCGGGCGAACAAGGCGGAGCGCGACCTCACCCTGCTCGGCAAGGTGAACCCGCTGGCGCTGGAGGAGTTCGCCGCGCTGGAGGAGCGCTACAAGTTCCTCTCCGACCAGCTCGAGGACCTCAAGGCCACCCGCAAGGACCTGCTCACCGTCGTGAAGGACGTCGACGACCGGATCCTCGAGGTCTTCACGTCGGCGTTCGAGGACACCGCGCGCGAGTTCCAGACCGTGTTCCAGGTGCTCTTCCCGGGCGGTGAGGGCCGGCTCGTCCTGACCGACCCGGAGGACATGCTCACCACCGGCGTCGAGGTCGAGGCCCGCCCGCCGGGCAAGAAGATCAAGCGGCTGTCGCTGCTCTCCGGTGGCGAGCGCTCGCTCACCGCGGTGGCGATGCTCTGTGCCATCTTCCGGGCCCGCCCCTCGCCCTTCTACATCATGGACGAGGTGGAGGCGGCCCTCGACGACGTGAACCTGGGCCGGTTGATTACCCTCTTCAGGCAGTTGCGGGAGAAGAGCCAGCTGCTCATCATCACGCACCAGAAGCGCACGATGGAGGTCGCGGACGCCCTCTACGGCGTCACCATGCGAGCCGGCGTCACTCAGGTGATCAGCCAGCGGCTCGTCCGTGAGGAAGAGGACTAA